One genomic window of Ostreibacterium oceani includes the following:
- a CDS encoding replication initiation protein — protein MSNNLIYKSNDIIEASYHLTLNEQRLLLACISQVKSDGAIGDRYVISVEQARDLFYDNKGKDKAFRDLKAASKKLWDRGIHMKSESGQRELFTRWVSTVEFDNEEQTATLYFHDQIKPYIAQLKSNFTKYRLSHITQLTSVYAIRIYELIVSWYSQNQPYKEYKIDDFKELLQIGDKYSQFGEFKSRVITPALKQINAHTDFEFEISYRKVGRSFKYIQLRFNRKPEFELAESINQKKMQHNLSKAEQKSRAIEKQRKKAAFTEYAKDIFIAKGMTFENIETGAIYTVDENNSIMTNDFNELNKYFITDDHMKYLLFLNRIRQINNLDDSDTKTFNF, from the coding sequence ATGAGCAATAACTTAATTTACAAGTCAAACGACATTATCGAAGCATCCTATCATTTGACGTTGAACGAACAGCGTCTATTGCTTGCTTGCATTAGCCAGGTTAAATCTGATGGAGCGATTGGCGACCGCTACGTTATAAGTGTTGAGCAAGCGCGTGATTTGTTCTACGACAACAAAGGTAAAGATAAAGCTTTTCGAGATCTCAAAGCTGCGAGCAAAAAGCTATGGGATAGAGGTATTCACATGAAAAGCGAGAGCGGTCAACGTGAGTTATTTACTCGTTGGGTATCTACAGTTGAGTTTGATAATGAGGAGCAAACAGCAACGCTCTATTTTCACGATCAAATCAAACCATACATCGCGCAGTTAAAAAGTAACTTCACTAAGTACCGCCTCTCGCATATTACTCAGCTAACAAGCGTTTACGCGATACGTATTTATGAGTTGATTGTGAGTTGGTATTCACAAAATCAACCCTATAAAGAGTACAAAATTGACGATTTCAAAGAGCTATTGCAAATCGGTGATAAATACAGTCAATTTGGCGAATTCAAATCACGAGTAATCACTCCAGCACTGAAACAAATCAACGCGCACACTGATTTTGAATTCGAGATTAGCTATCGAAAGGTGGGACGTTCATTTAAGTATATTCAGCTAAGATTTAACCGAAAACCTGAATTTGAACTAGCAGAAAGCATCAATCAGAAGAAAATGCAGCATAATTTAAGCAAAGCCGAGCAAAAAAGCCGTGCTATAGAAAAGCAACGCAAAAAGGCAGCATTTACCGAATACGCCAAAGACATTTTCATTGCTAAAGGCATGACGTTTGAAAATATTGAAACAGGAGCTATTTATACCGTTGATGAAAACAACAGTATTATGACGAATGATTTTAACGAATTGAATAAATATTTTATTACAGATGACCACATGAAGTATCTCCTTTTTTTAAACCGTATTCGTCAAATTAACAATCTTGATGATTCTGACACAAAAACGTTTAATTTTTAG
- a CDS encoding BrnA antitoxin family protein, with the protein MGNVKYKQADLPNISRDDIKRVIAIKDDAINTDDIPELNENFWENAELYRPKKQQITIKVDADVLLWLKSNGKGYQTRLNEILRKSMAQSIKKEKNHS; encoded by the coding sequence ATGGGAAATGTTAAATACAAACAAGCAGACTTACCAAACATCAGCAGAGATGATATCAAGCGTGTGATAGCCATTAAAGATGATGCTATCAATACAGATGACATTCCCGAATTAAACGAAAATTTTTGGGAAAATGCCGAATTATATCGCCCTAAAAAGCAACAAATCACGATTAAAGTTGATGCTGATGTTTTATTGTGGCTAAAATCTAACGGAAAAGGCTATCAAACGCGCCTAAATGAGATTTTGCGCAAAAGCATGGCTCAAAGTATCAAAAAAGAAAAAAACCACTCTTAG
- a CDS encoding BrnT family toxin, giving the protein MQIIFEWDEQKAQLNLKKHGVSFEMAAHVFADPFCYTAQDRFENGEYRWQTIGKIANEVVILVAHVQHYKENCEIVRIISARKATKQERLRYGKC; this is encoded by the coding sequence ATGCAGATAATATTTGAATGGGACGAGCAAAAAGCACAATTGAATTTGAAAAAGCATGGGGTTTCATTTGAAATGGCGGCTCATGTTTTTGCCGATCCGTTTTGCTATACGGCACAAGACCGATTTGAAAATGGAGAATACCGTTGGCAAACGATAGGCAAAATTGCTAACGAAGTGGTTATTTTGGTTGCCCACGTTCAGCACTACAAAGAAAATTGTGAAATTGTCCGCATAATATCCGCACGAAAAGCGACTAAACAAGAAAGGCTACGCTATGGGAAATGTTAA
- a CDS encoding phage integrase N-terminal domain-containing protein — MSKALERSVKSLVKHNKEGSYSTHANRGKRLDQAVQQLADRYPDLHDLRNLKPRHIDYLVERWKSENLSPGTIKNRMSDLRWVTHKIDKANIMHRTNDEYGIDRRQYINNDINKAKTLDASHVEQMKDPYVQFSLKLQSEFGLRREESIKFDAFYADKGDHIELKSTWCKGGRTREIPILNQSQRQLLDEIKSFQREQGARALIPPDKNYISQLKRYENVTNRGGEKNNHGLRHQYAQDRYRTLTGWECPNCGGKNWKALTAEEKTIDEKARFIITQELGHNRLDIVANYIGK; from the coding sequence ATGTCAAAAGCACTAGAAAGGAGTGTTAAGAGCCTTGTTAAACACAACAAGGAAGGCAGTTATTCGACCCATGCGAACCGAGGAAAACGCCTCGATCAAGCCGTTCAACAGTTAGCGGATAGGTATCCTGATTTACACGATTTAAGGAACCTAAAACCGAGGCATATTGATTATTTAGTTGAACGTTGGAAGTCCGAAAATTTGTCTCCAGGCACAATTAAAAATCGGATGAGTGATTTGCGCTGGGTAACGCATAAAATCGATAAAGCAAATATCATGCACCGTACCAACGATGAATATGGTATCGATAGGCGTCAATACATTAATAATGATATTAATAAAGCGAAAACATTGGATGCAAGCCATGTTGAGCAAATGAAAGACCCTTATGTGCAGTTCTCATTAAAACTGCAATCAGAATTTGGTTTACGTCGTGAAGAATCGATTAAGTTTGATGCCTTTTATGCCGACAAAGGCGATCATATCGAATTAAAAAGTACATGGTGCAAAGGAGGTCGTACGCGAGAAATTCCAATTTTGAATCAATCGCAACGCCAATTGCTTGATGAAATTAAAAGCTTTCAGCGAGAGCAGGGCGCACGGGCATTAATACCGCCTGATAAAAACTATATCTCGCAGTTAAAACGCTATGAAAATGTCACTAATCGCGGTGGCGAAAAGAATAATCATGGCTTACGTCATCAATATGCCCAAGACCGCTACAGAACATTGACGGGTTGGGAATGTCCTAATTGCGGTGGTAAAAATTGGAAAGCATTAACTGCCGAAGAAAAAACTATCGATGAAAAAGCACGATTTATAATTACTCAAGAGTTAGGACATAATCGTCTTGATATTGTAGCAAACTATATTGGTAAGTGA